The following DNA comes from Triticum aestivum cultivar Chinese Spring chromosome 3D, IWGSC CS RefSeq v2.1, whole genome shotgun sequence.
TCACCCCAATTGCAAGTCCACACCCGACTTGCAACTCGAGGGATGTAGTTTGTAATCGCTCAGTTGCAAGTCAATCGTGTACTCACAACTCGGGAGGGTGTAGTTTTGtagccctagttgcaagtccaccctcgactcgcaactcgggggGTGTTGTTTTTTGTTCTTGTTTCATAGTAGTTGCAATTAGACCTTCGACCTGCAACTAGGGGtttctgtcggcccagttgcaagtccaccctcgactcgcaactcaggagggtgttgttttgttttcaccccagttgcaagttcaccccCGACTTGCAACTGAACATGTATTTTTTTCATCCCAATTGCAAATCCACGCTCGACACGCAACTGGGCTTGTAGTTTATTATTCTCCCAATTGCAAGCCCATCCTTGAATCGCAAATGATATTTTAGTTTTGTGTAGTTGTCCGAGTTGTAAGTCCGCCCTCAACTTGCAACTAGGCTTGTAGTTTGTTTCGTCCCAATTGCACTTCCATCCTCTATTGGTTTTCTGGTTATTCTTTTGgtcttttctatttctttttttcttcttcttttgcttcgcattttgtttttaatttttttgaacattttcaaaTATATGAACAATTTTCAATTCATGAAATTTCTGGAGCTTTGTGGTTTATTTATTTTGAATCGGCGAACATTTTCTGAATCCACGAACAATTTTAACACTTTTGGATGCACGATCAATTGTTCTGTATGTGTTTAAAAAATTATTTAGTGTATATTATAAAAATGTTTTATCGTATATTTAAAAGGGTTCTACGTATATTAAAAAAGGTTAAgtttgtatttaaaaaatatttagtgTGTATTAAAAAAGTTTAGTGAATATAATTTAAAAAGTTCATTGTATATAAAAAAGTTCACCGTATATTAAAAAATGTATATTACCACAAATTCGTGAACatatttctgatttttttaatCAAACTTTGTCTTTTACTGAAAATTAATGCATAAAATATAAAGAGTGGAACGGGAAAGCAAGAACCAAAGGGCAAAAAAAATCATTTATAGCCTATTAGAAGCTAGCGATCAGAGACAGGCCGCTAAAAAGTGGGCAATAAAACGCAAAAACTAACAAATCGATGGTAGAGCTACTTTACTTTCACTGATATACATCTGATCACTAGCTTTTCCTGGAAAAAAAAATCTGAGCCTTAGCTTCGAGTAGTGACACAACACAACTTATCAAGGTGCTTGCTGCTTCTCCCTACGTCGCCATCCGATCTAATATGATCTATTGATCTACCATGCACGCACAGGGAGAGACACATGTAGCAAGAAGGAATCTTCGGCTGGCTGATGCACAACGTAAAAAGCTAGCCTCACTACGAGCTGTCGGACGTATAGGCCGGCCCATCGAGGCGGACGTGAACGCGAAACTGGTTCGTTTGTTTCAGGCTTTATGACAAATCAAAATCGAACAAATAAGCTAAACAATAAAAAGATGACGATGACATCATacttagatgtgagatattatctcacatctagatgtaaTATAGACGGACCCATTTTATAATCCTCAGTGAAAACAACAGACGCAAGAAAAGTCGATTGTAAGCCGAATCAGTTCGGTCTGTTTCTGTCTCGGAGAGGAAGACTTGTTAATTATCAGACGACCAAGCACCTCTCAGACGATCAATCAGCTCCCCTTTCTTCAGCTTGGAGTAACCTCTCATCCCCCTCACCCTCGCCAAGTCCCTCAGCTCGGGCACCGTCATGCCCTCAAAATTTGGCTGCCCGTCTTGCTGCAGTCCCTCTGAAAGCACAAGCCACACACGCCTTGTCACAACGACAAGCGGATGATGATCCAGAGCAAAGGAAACAAACTACATCTGTGATGTTTTTCAGTTACCGTGTGGTTTCATCTTCGTGCCGGCATCTTCGAGCGTGTCAGCCGGCGACGACGGCTTCCTCGTCCTCCCGGGCGGCTTGGGAGAGTCCCTGGCAATGGCGGCCTGGATGGCCCCGAAGAACTCCATGAGCTCTTCTTTGCTGTGCTTCTTGACCGCCATTCTTGAAGTGGAGGACCCGTTGGCTTCTGCTCTGACCGTCAGGGAAGATGAGCACGGCAGAGAACCCCGCCGTGGAGCGCGATGGAGAGCAACATCTGCAGGTGCTACCAAATTCAGCGCTACAGACTTCACCAAAAGACCGCGTAGTTACTAGTTAACTGAGGTTTTCTCATCAGTGGTTACTGTTTTTATTTTCGAAAAATTAATCTGGCAAAGAGCAGAAGAAGTGATTTCCAGTGAACTGCCACTCGGTCAGATTGAAAGCGATACTGAAACCAAGAGAGGAAGCTGTAACAGCAGAGACTACAATGGTGCCTGTTTTGTACTCCTATCCAtttatgcgacaagtaattcggcacggagggagtagtatagtatgTATCATATAAAATCGTACAAAAAGTATAACCAGCGAGGCAGTGAGCACAAGGAGCTTAAACACACTGACCTTGATGAAAATGTTTTGTATCGAAAAGGAGATAACTACAATGTTTCATAATCACCTCTTTGGAGAGCAAATGATCCGGCGAAGGCCGCTTTTCGCAGAGGAGTGCGAGAGATTTGGTGATGCTGCATGAGAACTCCTCCCAtttctcctctcttcttcctctgtgaCAGTTGTGCTCTTACTCTGTGAGTGCTCTATCCTCTTTCTCAGCCACACGGAGATGGTAAATGATACCGACAGTCCATGAAATTTTACGTAAACACCCTCGTTAGAAAATGGTCTTTTTTTTAGCATCGATGGAGCAGAAAGGACTGTAGCTAACATGTGTCATTTTGTCAGTTTTACGGAATGTGAGGGGGCAAATGGCCAAAGAAGCAGCCTAATCCAGAAAGCTATCCACTGCAAGACCAAACCACGCCGACAGCGCGAATTTCGCGGCAAAATTTGAACTCCTCCCATGGCGACGCCTCCGGCAGCCTCCATTTCCAGCCACCTCCGAgctccgccgccatggccgcctcccAAGAGCACCAGCCAGAGAGCGAGGGTTCGGTGTGGCGTCCTCGCGCCGTCCGGCCAAGCCTTGGAGGCAGCCGCTCCTCCGAGGGACGCCGAGAAATCGCCAAACTGGCCCCCGAGCTCCGACGTGAACCTGCAGATTCAGCGGCTGTGTCGGTCGGGCGACTTGGCGGAGGCTTTGAGGTTGCTCGGCTCGGATGGGGTCGATGACCGGAGCTACGGCGCCGTGCTCCAGCTCTGCTCGGAGATGAGGTCGTTGGAGGGTGGGAAGAGAGCCCATTTCCTGGTTCGGGCATCTGGCCTTGGAGTAGATGGAATGGACAGTGTTCTTGGGCAGAAATTGGTGCTGATGTATTTGAAGTGTGGGGACTTGGGGAGTGCAAGAagggtgtttgatgaaatgcctcaAGTAAGTGATGTGCGTGTTTGGACTGCTCTGATGAGCGGTTATGCCAAGGCTGGTGATTTACGAGAAGGTGTGTTGCTGTTTAGGAAGATGCACTGCTGTGGGGTTCGGCCGGACGCATACACCATTTCCTGCGTCTTGAAGTGCATTGCTGGTTTAGGCAGTATCGCGGATGGTGAGGTAGTTCATGGGTACCTTGAGAAGTTGGGTTTTGGCTCGCAGTGTGCAGTTGGAAATGCATTGATGGCTCTTTACTCAAGGTGTGGCTGTAACGAGGATGCTTTGCGGGTCTTTGAAGGAATGCCTCAGCGGGATGCTATTTCTTGGAATTCTGTGATCAGTGGATGCTTTTCAAATGGATGGCATGGCAGGGCTGTTGAGCATTTAAGCGAAATGTGGTTTGAAGGCCTGGAGATCGATTCTGTGACGATGCTCAGTGTTTTGCCTGCCTGTGCTGAATTAGGCTACGAGCTTGTTGGAAGAGTGATTCATGGGTACTCTGTGAAAACTGGATTACTGTGGGAGCTTGAGTCTTTGGAGAGAGGAGTAGATGAAAATCTGGGATCCAAATTGGTATTCATGTATGTGAAATGTGGTGAATTGGGCTATGCACGAAAGGTATTTGATGCAATGTCATCGAAAAGCAGCATACATGTGTGGAATCTACTGATGGGTGGGTATGCAAAGGTTGGTGAATTTCAAGAAAGCCTATTTCTTTTTGAGAAAATGCATGACAGTGGAATTGCCCCCGATGAGCACACCGTTTCATGCCTTGTAAAGTGCGTCACTAGTTTGTATAGTGCTAGGGATGGCCTAGTGGTTCATGGGTATCTTTTGAAGTTGGGTTTTGGTGCACAGTGTGCAGTTTGCAATGCAATGATATCATTCTATGCGAAATCCAATATGACTGAAGATGCACTCTTGGTATTTGATGGAATGCCTCATCGAGATGTCATTTCTTGGAATTCTATCATCAGTGGCTGCACTTTCAATGGATTACACAGCAAAGCTATTGAGCTATTTGTAAGAATGTGGTTACAAGGACAGGAGTTGGATTCAGCCACATTGTTAAGTGTTCTGCCTGCTTGTGCACAGTTGCGCCATTGGTTTCTAGGGATAGTAGTTCATGGGTATTCTGTGAAAACTGGATTGATCGGCGAGACATCTCTCGCTAACGTTCTTCTTGATATGTACTCAAATTGCTCAGATTGGCGTAGCACCAATAAGATATTCAGAAATATGGATCAGAAAAATGTTGTCTCATGGACAGCAATAATTACGAGTTATACCAGGGCTGGTCTTTTTGACAAAGTGGCTGGGTTACTCCAAGAAATGGCATTAGAAGGTATCAGACCAGATACCTTTGCAATTACCAGTGCTCTTCATGCTTTTGCTGGTAATGAATCGCTGAAAGAGGGCAAATCTGTACATGCATATGCCATCAGAAATGGAATGGAGAAGGTTCTTCCTGTTGTCAATGCGCTAATGGAAATGTATGCGAAATGTGGAAACATGGAGGAAGCAAGGTTGATTTTTGATGGCGTGATGAGTAAGGATGTGATATCATGGAATACACTGATAGGAGGCTACTCCAGGAATAATCTTGCCAATGAAGCGTTCAGTTTGTTCACTGAAATGCTGCTCCAATTCAGACCTAATGCCGTGACCATGAGCTGCATCCTTCCTGCCGCGGCAAGCCTTTCATCCCTGGAGCGAGGCAGAGAGATGCACACCTATGCCTTACGAAGAGGGTACTTGGAAGACGATTTTGTAGCCAACGCCCTCATGGACATGTATGTTAAGTGTGGTGCATTGCTGCTAGCTCGACGGTTGTTTGACAGGTTGAGCAGCAAGAACCTCATCTCATGGACCATCATGGTAGCGGGATATGGCATGCATGGCCGTGGCAGGGATGCCATTGCTCTCTTTGAGCAGATGAGGACCAGTGGCATTATGCCAGATGCAGCCTCGTTCAGTGCCATACTGTATGCTTGCAGCCATTCAGGTCTGAGAGACGAGGGATGGAGATTCTTCGATGCGATGCGTCATGAACACAGAATAGAGCCCAGGCTGAAGCACTACACCTGCATGGTTGACCTACTAACCAACACCGGCAATTTGAGGGAAGCTTACGAGTTCATCGAGTCGATGCCGATCGAGCCAGATTCAAGCATATGGGTCTCATTGCTGAATGGATGCAGAATTCACAGGGATATCAAGCTTGCAGAGGAGGTAGCAGAGAGGGTCTTTGAACTGGAACCTGAAAACACCGGATACTACGTTCTTCTTGCCAACATATATGCTGAAGCTGAGAGATGGGAGGCTGTAAGGAAGCTCAGGAACAAGATCGGCGGCCGAGGACTCCGGGAGAAAAGTGGCTGCAGCTGGATTGAGGCCAGGGGCAGGGTTCAGGTCTTCATCGCGGGCAACCGGAATCATCCGCAGGGGGAGAGGATCGCAGAGTTCCTGGATGAAGTTGCCAGAAGAATGCAGGAAGAAGGCCATGACCCAAAGAAGAGATATGCTCTGATGGGCGCTGACGACGCAGTGAACGGCGAATCACTCTGCGGTCACAGCTCGAAGCTCGCCGTCGCGTTTGGGGTGCTGAATCTGTCGGAAGGGCGCCCGATCCGCGTGACGAAGAACTCAAGGGTTTGCACCCACTGCCACGAGGCCGCCAAGTTCATATCCAAGATGTGCAGCAGAGAGATCATATTGAGGGATTCCAACAGGTTCCATCATTTTGAACAAGGCAGGTGCTCTTGCAGAGGTTACTGGTAACAACACCGCTGCTATGTGACAGTAATTAGTGAATCGGCTTGCCAGCTGCAGTATGTTCATAGCTGTTGCTAGAAATATATTAGCATGTAATATCACTGTATCACAATCACAACGTTTGGGGAAATGACTTTGGCCCGGATCTTTTTGCGCAGGATTTTCCAGAATCAAGATTCTGGAGAGCTGCTCACAGAATCTGCATTAGGATCCTAGTGAAAAACTGAAAATCAATAGGTGTATTCTCctgtctgaaacgttttcttttgagGGAGTTGTCCAGAATCTTGAGAATCCAGGTTTTGGGAGGATTTTGAGTTGCACTAGGATTCTCCAGAATTCTGCCAAGATTTCCGAAGCAAAGTCGAGTTCTTTTGTTTTGTTGATTTTTCAGACCCCAGATTCTCCAGAATCTGCTCAAAAGAACTGGGCCTTTGTAAGAAACAACAGTTACAATTCTACGAAGTCATAAGGAAAACAAAAGATTTAAGCACATTTCACCATCTTTGATGAACTGCCAACACAAACCCAATCATTCCATACTGAAACCATACATTTATAACGCCAACACAACAAAGATATACATGTCTATCCTAGCAGCACATCAGAGTACAAGATTTCAGTACCACATAACTTTTGTCTCGTTACAAAAAATGGTTTCTGCAGAGCCTCTCAAGTCATGTACTGTCATTTCACCAGGTCTAGCTGCAGCTGGCTTGGGTTCATATGAAAAGACAGGAGTCAGGGCAAACATGGCACTGATGACCAGGAAACATGTTGTGTCATACCCAGAAAACTGTCCATAAGGCAACACCGCGCATTTCTCCATCTACAAGAAATTATATACTTTGACCACCTTGGATGTGTCGCACACAATCAGGTTATCTGAATCAGTTGGAGCAGTACACAACCAATTTACCTGGCAAGATAGATCAGATGTCAGTATTATGCCTAGAAATTTCAATGGCATAGTAACTAACAAAGTATTGAGTTAGTGCCATATCaaaaga
Coding sequences within:
- the LOC123077677 gene encoding pentatricopeptide repeat-containing protein DOT4, chloroplastic — its product is MATPPAASISSHLRAPPPWPPPKSTSQRARVRCGVLAPSGQALEAAAPPRDAEKSPNWPPSSDVNLQIQRLCRSGDLAEALRLLGSDGVDDRSYGAVLQLCSEMRSLEGGKRAHFLVRASGLGVDGMDSVLGQKLVLMYLKCGDLGSARRVFDEMPQVSDVRVWTALMSGYAKAGDLREGVLLFRKMHCCGVRPDAYTISCVLKCIAGLGSIADGEVVHGYLEKLGFGSQCAVGNALMALYSRCGCNEDALRVFEGMPQRDAISWNSVISGCFSNGWHGRAVEHLSEMWFEGLEIDSVTMLSVLPACAELGYELVGRVIHGYSVKTGLLWELESLERGVDENLGSKLVFMYVKCGELGYARKVFDAMSSKSSIHVWNLLMGGYAKVGEFQESLFLFEKMHDSGIAPDEHTVSCLVKCVTSLYSARDGLVVHGYLLKLGFGAQCAVCNAMISFYAKSNMTEDALLVFDGMPHRDVISWNSIISGCTFNGLHSKAIELFVRMWLQGQELDSATLLSVLPACAQLRHWFLGIVVHGYSVKTGLIGETSLANVLLDMYSNCSDWRSTNKIFRNMDQKNVVSWTAIITSYTRAGLFDKVAGLLQEMALEGIRPDTFAITSALHAFAGNESLKEGKSVHAYAIRNGMEKVLPVVNALMEMYAKCGNMEEARLIFDGVMSKDVISWNTLIGGYSRNNLANEAFSLFTEMLLQFRPNAVTMSCILPAAASLSSLERGREMHTYALRRGYLEDDFVANALMDMYVKCGALLLARRLFDRLSSKNLISWTIMVAGYGMHGRGRDAIALFEQMRTSGIMPDAASFSAILYACSHSGLRDEGWRFFDAMRHEHRIEPRLKHYTCMVDLLTNTGNLREAYEFIESMPIEPDSSIWVSLLNGCRIHRDIKLAEEVAERVFELEPENTGYYVLLANIYAEAERWEAVRKLRNKIGGRGLREKSGCSWIEARGRVQVFIAGNRNHPQGERIAEFLDEVARRMQEEGHDPKKRYALMGADDAVNGESLCGHSSKLAVAFGVLNLSEGRPIRVTKNSRVCTHCHEAAKFISKMCSREIILRDSNRFHHFEQGRCSCRGYW
- the LOC123077680 gene encoding uncharacterized protein; translated protein: MGGVLMQHHQISRTPLRKAAFAGSFALQRDVALHRAPRRGSLPCSSSLTVRAEANGSSTSRMAVKKHSKEELMEFFGAIQAAIARDSPKPPGRTRKPSSPADTLEDAGTKMKPHEGLQQDGQPNFEGMTVPELRDLARVRGMRGYSKLKKGELIDRLRGAWSSDN